The following are encoded in a window of Pirellulales bacterium genomic DNA:
- a CDS encoding alpha-amylase/4-alpha-glucanotransferase domain-containing protein gives MPHTIRLALVLHNHQPIGNFDGVMEQAYHDSYRPFLEVFRRYPSLKIGLHTSGSLMEWLAARHPEYLDELAELVAQERIEIIGGAFYEPILSMIPRRDRVGQIRAYTRWLEARLRCKVRGMWIPERVWEPTMVSDLADAGIQYTVLDDFHFRNAGLSPDLLDGYFISENDGQILAIFPGSERLRYTIPFAAPEATIDCLRGIAERRPEAVVVFGDDGEKFGTWPETKKHVYDDGWLDRFFQALVANESWIKTTTLADAVDNVPPNGKIYLPDSSYREMTEWALPTAQLLEYERVRHDMEHDPRWPILSQFVRGGFWRNFKVKYPEADEMYTRMLMISRRVEEAEQKRHDRALVDAARSELYRGQCNCSYWHGAFGGIYLPHLRNAVYRSLIAADNLLDRAADRQEPWIEAVVGDFNLDARQEVFLANDRLATLIRPWRGGLMYELDVRPICHNLLATLARQPEAYHRKVLAGPNANADGLGSIHDRVVFKQPGLHERLQYDDLPRKSLIDHFHDNDASLAAIASGDAIERGDFASGAYEARLRRNPNRIQVQLSRQGNAWGHPLKLTKGLTLEAGSSTIEIAYLIEGLEPNQSFHFSVEFNFAGLPSRCDDRYFHDRDGHRLGHLGERLDLHEVRALSLVDEYLGIDVGWRASRASSLWTYPVETVSQSEGGFELVHQSVVVQPHWIVTPDASGRWSVTMELAIDTSMAERRGEQRSVALAST, from the coding sequence ATGCCACATACGATTCGCCTGGCCCTGGTCCTGCACAATCATCAGCCGATCGGCAACTTCGACGGCGTCATGGAGCAGGCGTACCACGACAGCTACCGGCCGTTCCTGGAAGTCTTTCGCCGCTACCCCTCGCTCAAGATCGGGCTGCACACCAGCGGCTCGCTGATGGAGTGGCTGGCCGCCCGCCATCCGGAATACCTCGACGAGCTGGCCGAGCTCGTGGCCCAGGAGCGGATCGAGATCATCGGCGGCGCGTTCTACGAGCCGATCTTGTCGATGATTCCCCGCCGCGACCGCGTTGGGCAGATTCGGGCGTACACACGCTGGCTCGAAGCCCGGCTCCGCTGCAAAGTGCGCGGCATGTGGATTCCCGAGCGCGTATGGGAACCGACGATGGTCAGCGATCTGGCCGACGCTGGTATCCAGTACACGGTGCTCGATGATTTTCATTTCCGCAATGCCGGCCTGTCCCCCGACCTGCTCGACGGTTACTTCATCAGCGAGAACGACGGCCAGATCCTCGCGATCTTTCCCGGCAGCGAACGGCTGCGCTACACGATTCCCTTCGCCGCGCCCGAAGCCACGATCGACTGCCTGCGCGGTATTGCCGAGCGCCGGCCCGAGGCGGTGGTTGTGTTCGGTGACGACGGCGAGAAGTTCGGCACCTGGCCGGAGACCAAGAAGCACGTCTACGACGACGGTTGGCTGGATCGATTCTTCCAGGCGCTGGTGGCGAACGAAAGCTGGATCAAAACGACAACGCTCGCCGACGCCGTGGATAACGTGCCGCCTAATGGCAAGATTTATCTGCCAGACAGCAGCTACCGCGAGATGACCGAATGGGCGCTCCCCACGGCGCAGCTCTTGGAATACGAGCGCGTGCGGCACGACATGGAGCACGATCCGCGCTGGCCGATCCTGTCGCAGTTCGTACGCGGCGGCTTCTGGCGCAACTTCAAGGTGAAATATCCCGAAGCCGACGAGATGTACACCCGCATGTTGATGATCAGCCGCCGCGTGGAAGAAGCCGAGCAGAAGCGGCATGATCGCGCGCTGGTCGACGCGGCACGCAGCGAGCTGTATCGCGGCCAGTGCAATTGCAGCTACTGGCACGGTGCATTCGGCGGCATCTATCTGCCCCACTTGCGCAATGCCGTGTACCGCTCGCTGATCGCGGCCGACAATCTGCTCGATCGCGCGGCGGATCGCCAAGAACCCTGGATCGAGGCCGTGGTCGGCGACTTCAATCTCGACGCCCGGCAAGAGGTCTTCTTGGCGAACGACAGGCTGGCGACGTTGATTCGTCCCTGGCGCGGCGGGCTGATGTACGAGCTCGACGTGCGCCCGATCTGCCACAATCTATTGGCCACCTTGGCCCGCCAGCCCGAGGCCTACCATCGCAAGGTGCTGGCGGGTCCGAACGCCAATGCCGACGGCCTGGGAAGTATTCACGATCGCGTCGTCTTCAAGCAGCCTGGCCTGCACGAGCGTCTGCAATACGACGACCTGCCGCGCAAGAGCCTGATCGATCATTTTCACGACAACGACGCTTCGCTCGCGGCGATCGCGTCGGGCGATGCGATCGAGCGTGGCGACTTCGCCAGTGGCGCCTACGAAGCCCGGCTGCGCCGCAACCCGAACCGCATCCAGGTGCAACTATCGCGACAAGGCAATGCCTGGGGGCATCCGCTCAAGTTGACCAAGGGGCTCACGCTCGAGGCGGGAAGTTCGACCATTGAAATCGCCTACCTGATCGAAGGGTTGGAGCCGAATCAATCGTTCCATTTTTCGGTCGAGTTCAATTTCGCCGGGCTCCCCTCGCGCTGCGACGATCGTTACTTCCACGACCGCGACGGTCACCGATTGGGACATCTCGGCGAGCGCCTCGACCTGCACGAAGTGCGAGCCTTGAGCCTGGTCGACGAATACCTGGGCATCGACGTTGGCTGGCGCGCATCGCGCGCAAGCAGCCTGTGGACCTACCCCGTGGAAACGGTCAGCCAGTCTGAAGGTGGGTTCGAGCTGGTCCACCAGTCGGTGGTCGTGCAGCCGCATTGGATCGTCACGCCCGACGCGTCGGGACGCTGGAGCGTGACCATGGAACTGGCGATCGACACCAGCATGGCCGAACGCCGTGGCGAGCAACGTAGCGTGGCGCTAGCGAGCACTTGA
- the galT gene encoding galactose-1-phosphate uridylyltransferase translates to MAAYYFQTDYWQPTTDYYSMPDLRKDPIVGRWVIIAKSRAKRPHDFETTPRLRGGKFCPFCEHNEDKTPGEVLAYRKQGSLANREGWRVRVVPNKFPALEIEGDLNNRGDGIYDMMRGVGAHEVIIESPQHLLSTADLSEENLRDVFWVYRDRLVDLKKDKRLVYGMIFKNVGEAAGASLEHTHSQLIVTPIVPINVQEEMTGSQEFYKYRGRCVFCDMIQQELATEKRIAVDTPGYVAFCPFASRFPFETWILPKAHSSHYENIQKNGVEDLARIMKQVMGKIEVALDRPAYNYILHTGPFDTQELNHYHWHIEIIPRLTKTAGFEWGSGFYINPVPPEEAAAFLREVEADLHEPRTLPISQTG, encoded by the coding sequence ATTGCTGCCTACTATTTCCAAACTGACTACTGGCAACCGACTACTGACTACTATTCCATGCCCGACTTACGCAAAGATCCGATCGTTGGGCGGTGGGTGATCATCGCCAAGAGCCGCGCCAAGCGTCCGCACGATTTCGAGACGACGCCGCGGTTGCGCGGCGGTAAGTTCTGCCCCTTTTGCGAACACAACGAAGACAAGACGCCCGGCGAGGTGCTGGCTTATCGCAAACAGGGTTCGCTAGCGAATCGTGAAGGGTGGCGCGTCCGCGTGGTGCCCAACAAATTTCCCGCGCTCGAAATCGAGGGAGATCTGAACAATCGAGGCGATGGCATCTATGACATGATGCGCGGCGTGGGCGCGCACGAAGTGATCATCGAATCGCCGCAGCATCTGCTCAGTACGGCCGATCTCAGCGAAGAAAACCTGCGCGACGTCTTTTGGGTTTATCGCGACCGGCTCGTCGACCTGAAAAAGGATAAGCGGCTGGTCTACGGCATGATCTTCAAGAACGTCGGCGAAGCGGCCGGCGCGTCGCTGGAACATACGCACAGCCAGTTGATCGTAACGCCGATTGTGCCGATCAATGTTCAAGAAGAGATGACCGGCAGCCAGGAGTTCTACAAATATCGGGGCCGCTGCGTCTTTTGCGACATGATCCAGCAGGAGCTAGCAACCGAGAAGCGGATCGCCGTCGATACGCCGGGCTATGTGGCGTTTTGTCCCTTCGCTAGCAGGTTCCCCTTCGAGACGTGGATCCTGCCCAAGGCGCATTCCAGCCACTACGAAAACATTCAAAAGAACGGCGTCGAAGACCTGGCACGGATCATGAAGCAAGTGATGGGCAAGATCGAAGTCGCGCTCGATCGCCCGGCCTACAACTACATCCTGCACACAGGACCCTTTGACACGCAAGAACTCAATCACTATCACTGGCACATCGAGATTATTCCGCGCCTCACGAAGACCGCCGGCTTCGAATGGGGATCGGGTTTCTACATCAATCCCGTGCCGCCTGAGGAAGCTGCTGCGTTCTTACGCGAAGTCGAAGCCGACTTGCACGAACCGCGGACTTTGCCGATCAGTCAGACTGGGTAA
- the glgA gene encoding glycogen synthase GlgA: MNILLATSEAVPFAKTGGLADVSGALPLELARLGHSPVVFMPAYRQALTAGPTIEPTSIQLSIPIGSKTVRGSLLRSYFPGTQIPVYLVEQSQYFDRDGLYGSGGQDYIDNCERFVFFCRAIMESIRLLELPVDVLHANDWQTGLLPAFLKIEYRGVPRYERIASLITIHNLAFQGQFWHWDMLLTGLDWKYFNWHQMEFFGKLNLLKTGLVFADAISTVSPRYAEEIQASPLGCGLEGVLQQRRSVLTGILNGADYTVWNPVTDRFLPVNYDATTFTSGKAACKAALQSELGLELAADKPLIGMVSRLTDQKGMDLIAGVMQEWINSADVQWVIVGTGDAKYEQFLTNLAERHPHKVAAKLQFSEALAHKVEGAADMFLMPSQFEPCGLSQLYSLKYGTVPVVRATGGLADTIVDATPEALSAGAANGFSFREYSVLALAEALRRAVETYRQPEMWSQLVATGMQQDWSWKRSAEQYVNLYRRISAQVPQSTYS; the protein is encoded by the coding sequence ATGAATATTCTGCTGGCCACGAGTGAGGCGGTCCCGTTCGCCAAGACCGGAGGCCTGGCCGACGTCTCGGGCGCTTTGCCGCTTGAACTGGCACGCTTGGGTCACTCGCCCGTCGTCTTCATGCCCGCCTATCGGCAGGCGCTCACGGCCGGCCCCACGATCGAGCCGACTTCGATTCAGCTCTCGATTCCCATTGGCAGCAAGACCGTTCGCGGCAGTTTGCTGCGCAGCTATTTCCCCGGCACGCAGATTCCCGTCTACCTGGTCGAGCAGTCACAGTACTTCGACCGTGACGGGCTCTACGGCAGCGGCGGGCAAGACTACATCGACAATTGCGAGCGCTTCGTCTTCTTCTGCCGCGCGATCATGGAGTCGATCCGCCTGTTGGAATTGCCGGTCGACGTGCTGCACGCCAACGACTGGCAAACGGGACTACTGCCGGCGTTCTTGAAGATCGAATACCGCGGCGTTCCGCGCTACGAGCGCATCGCTTCGCTGATAACGATTCACAACCTCGCCTTCCAAGGGCAGTTCTGGCATTGGGACATGCTGCTGACGGGCTTGGATTGGAAATACTTCAACTGGCACCAGATGGAATTCTTCGGCAAGTTGAACTTGCTGAAGACGGGTTTGGTTTTCGCCGACGCGATCAGCACCGTCAGTCCGCGCTATGCCGAAGAGATCCAGGCCTCGCCGCTAGGCTGCGGATTGGAAGGCGTGTTGCAGCAGCGGCGCTCGGTCTTGACCGGCATCCTTAACGGCGCCGACTACACGGTGTGGAACCCGGTGACCGATCGGTTCCTGCCGGTGAACTACGACGCCACGACGTTCACTTCGGGCAAAGCGGCCTGCAAGGCGGCGCTGCAAAGTGAGCTGGGGCTGGAATTAGCTGCCGACAAGCCGCTGATCGGCATGGTCAGCCGGCTTACCGATCAAAAAGGCATGGACCTGATTGCCGGCGTCATGCAGGAATGGATCAACTCGGCCGACGTGCAATGGGTCATCGTCGGAACGGGCGACGCCAAGTACGAGCAATTCCTGACGAACCTGGCCGAACGCCATCCGCACAAAGTGGCGGCCAAACTGCAGTTTTCCGAGGCGCTTGCTCACAAGGTCGAAGGGGCCGCGGACATGTTTCTCATGCCCAGCCAATTCGAACCGTGCGGCCTGAGCCAGTTGTACAGCCTGAAGTACGGCACGGTGCCGGTGGTTCGCGCCACCGGCGGCCTGGCCGACACGATCGTCGACGCCACGCCCGAGGCACTGTCCGCCGGGGCCGCCAATGGCTTCAGCTTCCGCGAGTACAGCGTTTTGGCCCTGGCCGAGGCGCTGCGCCGGGCGGTCGAAACGTATCGCCAGCCGGAAATGTGGTCGCAATTGGTAGCGACCGGCATGCAGCAGGACTGGTCTTGGAAGCGCAGCGCGGAACAATACGTAAACCTGTATCGCCGCATCAGCGCCCAGGTGCCGCAAAGCACCTATTCGTGA
- the bioD gene encoding dethiobiotin synthase, translating to MASHRIPGLFITGTDTNVGKTYVAARIAAALAAAGRRVGVYKPVASGCQLIDGNLVSEDAVALWNGAGRPGELDHVCPQRFAAPVAPHLAARSEGKAVSAEQLRSGLDYWRVRSDVLIVEGAGGLLSPVTEDEYVADLALDLGFPLIVVTDNALGTIHRTLSTLVVAATWREGLEVAGVIVNELRFPTEDASAASNLAELRERCVPPVLGLVGWQGELPPGVDWWKLAGGA from the coding sequence ATGGCGAGCCATCGCATACCCGGATTGTTCATCACCGGCACCGACACAAATGTCGGCAAAACCTACGTGGCGGCGCGGATCGCGGCGGCGCTGGCGGCCGCTGGTCGTCGGGTCGGTGTTTACAAGCCCGTAGCCAGCGGCTGCCAGTTGATTGATGGAAATCTAGTGAGTGAGGACGCCGTGGCTCTATGGAATGGCGCCGGCCGGCCGGGCGAGCTCGATCACGTCTGCCCACAGCGCTTCGCGGCCCCCGTGGCGCCCCACCTGGCGGCGCGGTCGGAAGGGAAAGCGGTGTCGGCCGAGCAATTGCGCAGCGGGCTCGATTACTGGCGCGTGCGAAGTGACGTATTGATCGTCGAGGGGGCCGGTGGCCTCTTGTCCCCCGTGACCGAGGATGAGTACGTGGCCGACCTGGCCCTGGACTTGGGCTTTCCGCTGATCGTCGTTACGGACAACGCGCTGGGCACGATTCATCGCACGCTCAGTACCCTGGTCGTCGCCGCCACGTGGCGCGAAGGGCTCGAAGTTGCGGGTGTGATCGTCAACGAGCTGCGATTCCCTACGGAGGATGCCAGCGCGGCCAGCAATCTTGCCGAATTGCGCGAACGGTGCGTCCCGCCGGTGCTGGGGTTGGTCGGCTGGCAGGGCGAATTACCGCCAGGCGTCGATTGGTGGAAACTGGCCGGCGGCGCTTGA
- a CDS encoding carbon-nitrogen hydrolase has protein sequence MSDTKPFPKVHVVPLSKVSIGLVQMSCVASQEANVAKAESRIAEAAAAGAQIICLQELFAGLYPCQSEDHTRFGDAEPIPGPTTERISAAARKHGVVVVGSFFERRAPGLYHNTAVIFDADGQVAGKYRKMHIPDDPLYYEKFYFTPGDLGFASFPTKFGRVGTCVCWDQWYPEAARLTALTGAQILFYPTAIGWHPSEKEEYGASQHSAWETMMRSHAIANGVFVAAANRTGTEGNLQFWGASFVADPNGNILARASHDAEETLVVECNLDKIDVVRTHWPFLRDRRVDAYGELGRRYLD, from the coding sequence ATGTCAGATACCAAACCGTTCCCGAAGGTTCATGTTGTGCCGCTGTCCAAGGTCTCGATCGGCCTTGTGCAAATGAGCTGCGTCGCGTCGCAAGAGGCGAACGTGGCCAAGGCCGAGTCGCGCATCGCCGAAGCCGCCGCCGCCGGCGCTCAGATCATTTGCCTGCAGGAGCTGTTCGCGGGACTCTACCCGTGCCAAAGCGAGGATCATACTCGTTTTGGCGACGCCGAGCCGATTCCCGGCCCTACGACCGAGCGGATCTCGGCCGCGGCGCGGAAGCATGGCGTGGTGGTCGTCGGCTCGTTTTTCGAGCGCCGGGCACCGGGGCTGTATCACAACACGGCCGTGATCTTCGACGCCGACGGCCAGGTGGCCGGCAAGTATCGCAAGATGCACATCCCCGACGATCCGCTGTACTACGAGAAGTTTTATTTCACGCCGGGCGATCTGGGCTTTGCCAGCTTTCCTACGAAGTTCGGCCGGGTGGGCACGTGTGTCTGCTGGGATCAGTGGTATCCCGAGGCGGCCCGACTGACGGCGCTCACCGGCGCGCAGATTCTCTTCTATCCAACGGCCATCGGCTGGCACCCGAGCGAAAAGGAAGAGTATGGCGCGAGCCAACACTCGGCGTGGGAAACGATGATGCGCAGCCACGCCATTGCCAATGGCGTCTTCGTGGCGGCGGCCAATCGGACCGGCACGGAAGGGAACCTGCAATTCTGGGGCGCTTCGTTCGTGGCCGATCCGAACGGCAATATTCTTGCCCGCGCCAGCCACGATGCCGAGGAAACGCTCGTGGTCGAGTGCAATCTCGACAAGATCGACGTGGTGCGGACACACTGGCCCTTCCTGCGCGACCGCCGCGTCGACGCCTACGGCGAACTGGGCCGGCGGTATCTCGACTAA